CCGGCTTCGTCGCAGCGCTATTGGGCTTGAGCATCAACGAAGGCGCGTACATGAGCGAGATCGTGCGAGCCGGGTTGCAGTCGGTGCCAACCGGCCAACGCGAAGCCGCCGAGGCGATCGGCATGTCTCGTGCACAGGTGATGCGTCGGATCGTGCTTCCCCAGGCGATGCGGTTCATCATCCCGCCGACAGGTAACCAGTTCATCTCGATGCTGAAGACGACCTCCCTGGTGTCGGTGATCGCGGGCGCCGATCTCCTCACGGTCGCCCAGCGTCTCTACCTGAAGAACTTCGAGATCATCGCACTGCTCATCGTCGCGTCGATCTGGTATCTCGTGCTCACCACCCTCGCCAGCATCGGTCAACACTTCATCGAGCGACACTACGGACGCGGTTACGGGTCCACCGCCCCGCTTCGGACCCGTACGCTGCGCAACCTGACCACGATCGGGAGGTCTGCATGAGCCGCGCGATGGTCCGCGCACTCGGCGTACGAAAGTCGTTCGGCGACCTCGAGGTACTCCGCGGCATCGATCTCGAGGTGGATGCCGGCCAGGTGGTCTGCATCGTCGGCCCGTCCGGCTCGGGCAAGTCGACCTTCCTGCGGTGCCTCAACCGGCTCGAGACCATCGACGCCGGTCGCATCTGGGTCGACGGCGACCTGATCGGGTACGACGAGTCCGGTGACCGCCTGCGGTTGTTGCCGGAGCGCCGCCTACGCCAGCAGCGCGAGCAGATCGGCATGGTGTTCCAGGGCTTCCATCTCTTCCCGCACAAGACGGCGCTGGAGAACGTCATGGAGGGACCGACCGTGGTGAAGGGCACGTCGCGGAAGGACGCCGCAGCCCTCGCCGAGCAGTTGCTCGACCGCGTCGGCCTGTCCGACCGCACTCACCACTTCCCGGCCCAGCTCTCCGGCGGACAGCAGCAGCGCGTCGCGATCGCCAGGGCGATGGCGATGCAGCCGAAGCTGATGCTGTTCGACGAACCGACATCCGCGCTCGACCCCGAGCTGGTCGGTGAGGTGCTCGCGGTGATGCAGGATCTCGCGGCTGACGGCATGACGATGATCGTCGTCACGCATGTCATGGGGTTTGCCCGCGAGGTCGGCGATCACCTCGTCTTCATGGACGACGGAGTCATCGTCGAGCAGGGCGACCCGCGCGCCGTGCTGGACGCTCCGAAGCACGAGCGTACGGAAGCCTTCTTGTCGAAGGTGCTGTGATGAGCACGTTCGACCTGTTGTTGCGGGGCGGCTCCGTCATCGACGGTACGGGAGCGTCCGCGCGCAGCAACGACATCGGCGTACGACAGGGCAGGATCGTCGTACTTCCGCCGGCATCACTCGCGTCGGCCGATCGCACGATCGATGCCAGCGGCCTGATCGTGTCACCGGGCTTCATCGACGTGCACACGCACTCCGATCTGCTCGGTGGTGACGACCCGGAGCGCGCCGACCTGCGGCTCGCATCGGTGCTGCAAGGTGTCACGACGGAGATCTGCGGCAACTGCGGCATCAGCGCCTTCCCGGCGGAGCCCGCGCGAGTCGGCGAGCTCGGCGACCTGGTCGCTGCGACGTTCGGCGCGCCCTCTGCCGCGTTCACGTCGTTGCCCGAGTTCGCCGCAGCACAAGGGCTTCCGCGCCGCAACAACCTTGCGACGCTGGTCGGCCACGGAGCACTTCGTACCGGCGTGATGGGTCTTGCCGAGCGACCCGCAACCGGTTCAGAGCTGGAGCGGATGGTCGAGCTGCTCGACGCAGCCCTTCGCGACGGTGCAGCGGGCTTCTCGACCGGCCTGATCTACCCACCGGGCGTGTACGCCGACACCAACGAGATCGTGACTCTCGCCAAGGTCGCCGCGCGACACTCGAAGCCGTACGTGACGCATCTTCGCGACGAGATGGCGCGAGTCGAAGAGGCGCTCGAGGAAGCGATCGAGATCGCGCGAGCGTCGGGCGCAGCGCTGCAGGTGTCGCACCACAAGACCGCCGGCAAGGCATCCTGGGGTGCGACGAAGCGTACGCTCCCCCGTCTGGCACAGGCATCCGGCGAGGGCATCGACGTCCAATGCGATGTGTATCCGTACACCGCAGGCAGCACCACCTTGCACGCGATGCTTCCGCCTTGGGCCGCAGCCAACGGCATACCCGCCATGCTCGACCGGCTCCGCGTTCCGGAGGTACGAGCACGCATCCGAGCCGATATCGCAACCGGACTGCAGGGGTGGGAGAACACCGTCGGCAGCAACGGCGGATGGCATTCCATCGTCGTGGCGTCGAGCCCGGCCGAGCCGGCGTACGAGGGTGAGTCTGTCGCTGAGCTTGCCCGGCTTCGCGGTGACGATCCCGTTGACTTCGTCTGCGACGCGCTCGCCGCGAACTCGGGGTCCGTGTCGATCATCAGCCGGTCCATGCACGAGGACGACGTACGACGAGTGCTCGCAAACCCGTTGTCGATGATCGCCTCCGACGGCGTACCGCGCCCCGGCAAACCACATCCGCGATGGGCCGGCACCTTCGTCCGCGTCCTTGGTCGCTACGTCCGCCACGAAGGCCTGCTGCCGATCGAGACGGCTGTGCACAAGATGACGGGGATGCCCGCCGCCCGGTTCGGTATCGAAGGTCGCGGCGTGATCGAGGACGGCGCCGTCGCCGACCTCGTGGTGTGGGATTCGGCGACGGTGCGAGACGCCGCCACGTACGACGATCCACTCGCGCGACCACGGGGCGTGAGTACGGTCATCGTCGCCGGCCGTCCCGTCGTTGTCGACGACGAGATCTGTCCGGTCGCGCCGGGTCGATTCCTGCGGGTCGGCGGCCGCTGAGTCACCGTTGCTCGAGGACCGGCCTCAGCTCCGTCGCCGCGTCATGGAGGCAGTCGATGAATGCGCCGACCACCGGGTTCGGGTTGTTGCGCCGGGTCGCGACCGAGATCTCTCGGTGGAGGTCCGCCCGTTCGACGGGGCGCGCGACGAGATCGTCGGTCTCTCGGAGCGCAAGGGTCGGCACGAGGGCGACACCCATGCCCGCGCGTACCAAGGCGCGGGTCACCTCGTAGTGATCGCTGCGACACCGTACGCGTGGGCGGAAACCGGACAGGGTCGCGGCACGTTCGAGCACGGAGGTCGAGCTGTCGGTGCCCCTCGTGGTGATCCACGGGTCCCGGGCAAGGCTGCGCAGATCAAGCGTTCGACAACCCGCCAAGGGATGCGTCTTCGGGAGTAGCACCCGTTGCTCGTCGCGCATGATCAGCGTGAGGTCGCACGACGCCGAGCACGCCATCGGCGCCAGCGGATGCTCGAACACCACCGCGACATCCAGCTCGCGGCGCTCGAGTACGGGCAAGAGCTCGAGTGGCTGCCCGAGGACCAGGTCGACCTCGACGCCGGGCCGGACGCTACTGAACGCGGCAAGCGCACGCGGCAACAGCTCGGTTCCGGACGTCGCGAAGAAGCCGCATCGTAGGACGCCCAGTGATGCGTGGCCGTGTGCGCTCAGCTCGTCCTCTGCCGCCGACATCAGGTCGGTGATCTGCTGCGCATAGTCGGCGAGTCGGGCGCCCGCATCGGTGAGGTTCAAGCTGCGCGGCCCGCGCTCGACCAGCGACACACCGAGTTCGCGTTCGAGCGCCGCGAGCTGATGGGAGACGGCGGACGGGCTGAGGCCGAGCTCGCCGGCGGCACCGGCGATCGTACCGAGACGCGCAATCTCCAGGAGGACCTGCAGACGAGCGCTGTTGATCACCGTGCGAGCGTACGCCGGGCACGGAGTTCGGCGCGGATTGCACCACCGAACGCGTTGTCGGTGGTGCAATCCGCACCGAACATCCGTGCGCGGGTCAGCTGGCGTCGATGATCGCGGCGACCGGGCCGCCGCCTTCTGGGCCCTGGTGTGCCGCGGACACGGACACGAACACCGCCGGGTCGCCCGTCACGGCGGCAGTCACGCCGCCGACGCACGCCTTGATCTGACGGTGCCAGTGCACATCGGAGTCGTCGAGCATGGCGTTGCGGCGTCCGCGTACGGTGCCGTCCTGGCTCGCCTCGCACTTGAGGAACACGTTGACCAGGCGGTCACCGAGATCGCTGGTGTGCGGCCGCTCGGGCAGGTCGAGGCCGGCGTCCTTGATCGCGCCCCAGATCCCGTCGGCGTCGAGCGCGTCGTTCATGACGGAGTGCCCGATGCGGTACTTGCCACCGACACCGCGGGCGTTGCCCACGACGACCACCTGGGCCTGGTCGAGCTCGACGCCGGATGAGCAGGACGCGACCGCGGAGTAGAAATCGCGGTCGTTCAGGACGTCCTCGTCGGTCGGCATCTCGATCTCACCGAGTGCCACCGCGATGCCGAGGCCCGTTGTGCCGTTGGACAGGTCCATCGACGAGAGGGTGTCCTCGGTCCACACGGTCTCACCGCGGCTCTTCGCGTCGCGGATCGTGTCGATCGTGAGCAGTGGGGTCTTCGTCTGCACGTAGTGCACGTCTGCGGGATCGGTGATGCCGGCCTCGGCCATCGCGTTCTTGACCGCCGCCGCCACCTTCTCGATCATCGCCGTACGGCCGATGTCCTCGGGCAGGAGCTTCTCGCTCATCGCGAACCCGACCGTGAGGCGCGGCTCGTCGGTCTTGACGACCTTGTCCTCTGGAAGGGTCGCGAACACCGTCGCATGCGGGCTGATCACGCCGTCGGTGCCTCCCGACCAGACGATCGGGATCTGCTTGACGTCGGCGGCCGAGCGGCTGCCCTTCGCCTCGATGACCTCACGGAAGGCGCGGTCGGCGATGATGCGGGTGTAGTCGTTGACACCGCCGTTACCTTCGGTCTTGCCGATGACGGCGATGATGCGGTCGGCCTCCATGACGCCGTCATCGATCAGCTTCGCGAGCTCGCTCGCGTCTGCGACGGAATGGATCGGGACCTTACGTACTTCGATGGCGGCTGGCACTTGGCGTGTCCTTCCTTGTGGTGGTTGCTTCAAGCCGGGTCTGGTACGACGCGCGTACCCAGATGGCCTTCGATCGCAGATCCGATCCGCGGCAGTGACGTGATGATTCCGACGCCGCGCCCGTGCTCGGCGAATCGGGTGACGGACTCGACCTTCGGGCCCATCGAGCCCGAGGCGAACTCCTGGTCCTTCGCGATCGCGCGCATCTCGCTCGCCGTCACCTCACCGATGGGCTTGGCGTGGGGCGTACCCCAGTCGGTGACGGCCGAGTCGACGTCGGTCGCGATCACGAGCAAGTCGGCGTCGATGTGGCGGGCGATCAGGGATGCGGTGAGGTCTTTGTCGATGACGGCCTCCACACCGGCCAGCGTGCCGTCTGTCTCGCGTACGGTCGGGACTCCTCCCCCGCCGGAGCACACGACGACGTACCCGGCCGCGATCAGCGCCTCGGCCGCGGGTCCGTCGAGGCATTCGATCGGCTCCGGAGATGCGACCACCCGTCGCCATCCGCGGCCGGGAATCTCGACGTAGTGCTGACCGTGCTCGATCATCACCTGCGCTTCGTCTTCGGGCAGGTACCGACCGATCGGTTTGGTCGGCGACCGGAACTTCGGATCGTCGGCGTCGACGAGAGTACGTGACACGAGCGCCGCGGTACGGCGTTCGTGTCGTCGCCGCGCGAAAGCATGGTCCAGGGCGTCGATCAGGAGCATCCCGATGGTGGCCTGGGTCTGCGCACCGCACCAGTCGAGCGGCACGGGCGGCACGACCGACGCGGACAGCTCGTTCTTGAGCAGCAGGTTGCCGACCTGGGGACCGTTGCCGTGCGTGAGCAGCACCTCGTGTCCGGCGACGACGAGGTCGGCGATCGGTTCGGCGGCCTCGGTGATCGCGGCCCGCTGGTCCTCAGGACGAGCTCGACCGTCGGCCGAGGTCATGGCGTTTCCGCCCAGAGCGATCACGATGCGCATGGTCAGGACATTAGGCGAACGCTGTGAGCCGGCGCACGGTCAACAAGAACCAAGGCCACCGGCCCGCTTGGTCAGATTGTGCCAAGGGACCCGGCCGATCCGATGCTACGGAGTGTGACGGTCGCCGGTATGACCGCTCCGGCGATCGCCAGCACGCCCGCAACAGCACCGATCGCCGCCAGCGTCGGCCAGGCAATCACCAGCGCGACGTCATCGGCGCTGCGCGAGACAGCGGTCCAGACGAGGTACGAAACGGACGCGGCGATCCCGAAGCCGATTGCCAGCGCGATGCCCGACACCAGAGTTGCCTCGCCGACAACGGCCCGCATGAGCTGCCGCGGCGTTGCGCCGACGAGCTCGCCGGTCGCGAGCTCCCGCCGTCGACGAGTGCCGTCCATCAGCATCGTGTTGACGATCGCAATGGCCGCGTACAACCCGGCCGGCCCGAGTACGAGTAGCAGGGCCTCGCCGTTCTGCGCTCGGGTGTCCGCCGTCATCTCGGCAAGCCAGTCGCCGGTCGGCCGGGCGGTCGCTCCCGTGCCGGCGAGCCGATCGCGGAGATCACCGAGCGCCTCCAACGTCGATGCGCCGGCGTCCGGCACGACGAGCACCTCGCCATCCATCGCCGTCGCTGCATGCTGTATGGCCAGCCGACGTGGAATCATCACGTCCGGTACGAGGCCGGCCGCGTCCGGTACGACGGCGACCAGGCGTAAGCGTTGTGTACTCCCGTCGGCGAATGCGACGCGTACGCGATCGCCGATCCGGTAGTGCTCCCCTGCCACCTCCATCCGGGTCATCGCAATGGTGTTGCCGCGCAAGCGCTCGAGTGACCCACTGACGCCATCGAGGTCACGTGCGCGCGTGAAGGTCCGCGGGTCGACTCCCGCGCCAACCGTGCCGTTGGCGTACCCGCGGTCAGTTCGGACGACCTCGACCGTCGTCGACCAATCGACGGCTCCGACGCCCGGGGCGGACTCGATGCGGTGCAGATCCGCCCGCGTCGCCGACTCGATGACGATCGGGGCATCGATCGTCTCCGCGCGTACGGACTCGTCGGCGGCCGCGGCGATGCTCAGCACCATCAGCATCGATCCGGCGATCGCCGTGATCGCGACGATCGGTGACATCAGCGATGTCGACCGGCGCGGCGTCGCCCGTACGGAGTTCGCCGCGAGGTGGGCACCGACACCGCCCATGCGTTCGGCGAGCGCACCGGCCACTCGGGTGAGCGCAGGAACCAACACGGGTGCCAGCGCGACGAAGGCAATCACGAGCAACTGCGGTACGAAGATCCCTGCGGCCATGGCCAGTTCGAGGTCGCCGGGCGTCATCACGGACATGGCGGCCACCGCGCCGGCGACCGAGCCGAGACCGACGAGGACGCGAATGATCGTCAGCCGCGTCCGCTCCACCGCGGCGTCCCTCAATGCGTCGACCGGAGCCAGGTTGGCTGCGCGGCGGGCTGCGAAGTACGCGCCGATGACGGCGACTACGACCCCTGTCCCGAACGCGATCGTGAGCGGCAGCCAGGGCGACGATGGTTCGAGGTGCATCGGAGAGAACTCCGTGCCCGCAGCCACCTCGAGCAACACCGGAGTTGCAGCGTACGCACCGAGGCAGCCGACCGCCGAACCAACCGTCGCAACGGTCAACGCCTCTCCGAGTACGAGCCGTCGGATCTGCTTCGGCGTCGCACCGACGAGGGCCAGCAGACCGAGGTCGCGACGACGGGATGCGACGACGAAGGCGAACGTACTCGCCACCAGGAAGGCCGTCATGAAGCCGCCCAGCGTCGCGACGAAGCCGAGCACGGCCTGCAGCCCCTCGGGCGTCTCGTCCGACGACACGTATCCAACCGTGTGCCTCGCCACCCCACCGCCGCTCACCACTACCTCGAGCCCGCCGGAATGTGCCGAGCGGTACGCCTCGCCGGCCGCGATTGCGTTGGCAGCAAGTCCGATCATGAACGCACCCAATGCGACCGATACGAACGCACCGGCGTACAACGCTCGGCTCGTACGCACGAGCCGGCCGGCCAGGTAGAGCATCAGGTTTCCAGTCCGCTCATTGCGCCAGCGATCTGCGCCGCTGTCGCGTCCCCGAGGCGGCCGACGATCGCGCCGTCGCGCAGGAACACGACCTCGTCCGCCGTCGCCGCGGCAACCGGGTCGTGCGTGACCATCAGGACCGTCTGTCCCTCCAGATCGGCCGCCTCGCGCAGCAGGTCGAGCACGATTCGTCCGGACCTGCTGTCGAGCGCCCCGGTCGGTTCATCGGCGAACACCACTGCGGGGCGACTCAGCAGGGCACGGGCAATGGCAACGCGCTGCTGCTGACCACCGGACAGCTCCGCCGGGCGGCGGCGCACGAGGTCATCCAGGCCGACCCGGGCGAGCGCACCTTTGACCTCTGCCCGCCGCGGCCGCCGCCCGGCGAGCCGCTGCGGTAACGCGACGTTGTCGTAAACCGTCAGGGCCGGAAGAAGGTTGTATGCCTGGAAGATGAAGCCCATCTCGGTCCGCCGCAGCTGCGCCAGCTGCGCCCGGTTGAGGCCGCCGAGCTCGACATCACCCAAGAGCACCCGCCCGGCAGTCGGTTGGTCGAGCCCGGCCGCACACTGCAGCAGGGTGGATTTGCCTGACCCCGATGGACCCATCACGGCGGTGAACGATCCCCGCGCGAACGAGTGGGTGACGCCCACCAGGGCAACTGCCTCACCTGCTGCGGAGGCGTACCTCTTCTCCAGCTGCTCGACGGAGATCGCAGACTCGTTCGTACGCGCGGCGGCTTCGCTCGGGTCCTCGATGAGTGTCATACCGACAAGTCAACGACGCTGCCATCGCCCGCGCACTGGCCCGGAAGCGACAGCCGGGTAGCGTGCGCGCTACCTGTGTACGGTCTGCGTTGTGACGAACCCGATCGCGCCGACACCGTGGCGGGCGATGGCGTCGAACCCCCTTCGGTTCTTGACGTCGTCGTGGCCGTGGCGCTCGTTCGCGTACACGCTCTCGGGTACCGCAGCCGGGCTCGTCGTCCTGATCGTCGGCGTCGCATACATGGCTGCCGGGATCCTGCTCTCCCCGGTTGTCATCGGGATCGTCCTGCTCTCGTACGCCGCCGTGATCGGCGTACCCATCGGCATGGTCGAGCGCTGGCGGCTACGGCTGATGGCGTCAGCCGATCGACCGCCGCCAACGGATCCGCACGTCGACACGAGCTTCGCCACCGCACGCGAGCGGCTGGCGATGTGGCGAAACGAGCCGGCGTCCGTACGAGAGTTCGCGTACGCGATGTTGCTTGCGCTGCTGTTCATGCCGCTCAACTTCGTGGTCGCGATTCCGACCATCATCGTTACCGCACTACTCTTCCTCACACCGTTCCTGACCTGGGGCGGACCGGTCGACGTGCTCCTCTGGCGGGCCGAGACGTTTGCCGAGGGCCTGCCGATCGCGCTCTTGCTTGCACCGTTGTGGTGGGTGCACAGCGCGTACGCCCAGACCGTCGTCGCGGGTGCCCAGGCCGAGGCTGCACGCGCGTTGCTCGGTCCGCGGACCGATGAGCTGGAGGAGCGCATCGCGTCGCTGCGGCGCTCGCGTCTCGATCTCGTCAGCGCCTTCGAGACCGAACGCCGCCGGATCGAACGACATCTGCACGACGGCGTGCAACAGCGACTCGTCGGGCTCACGATGACCCTCGGGCTCGCCGAGACCCAGCTACCCGACGGTGACGGGCGCACGCTGGTCGAACGCGCCCATGGCGAGGCCGAGGCCGCGCTCGGTGACCTGCGTGACGCTGTCCGCGGCATCCATCCGCGCGTACTCGTCGATCACGGGCTGCTGGCTGCCGTCAACGAGATCACGGATCGAAGCCCGCTTCCGGTCACGGTCGACCTCGACGTCGGGCGGTTGCCGTCCGCGGTCGAGGAGACCGCGTACTTCGTCGTGAGCGAGGCGCTCACCAACGCGATCAAGCACGCGCGCGCTCGGCGAGTGACGATTCGCGGCACGGTCGACGACGAACATCTACACATCGAGGTCACCGACGACGGTCGCGGCGGTGCCTCCGTCGTACCCGATGGTGGACTCGCCGGACTGGTTACTCGCCTCGATGCGCTGGGCGGCACGCTGTCCGTGTCCAGCCCGGCCGGGGGCCCGACCACCATCACGATGGAGGCACCGTGTCAGGTCGAGGCATGAACATCGCGCTAGCGGAGGACTCCGTGCTACTGCGCGAGGGGATCGTGCGCATCCTCGAGGCCGCGGGCCATACGGTGAGCGCATCGGTCGGCTCTGCGGACGCCCTCGTTGCCGCCGTGCGACACACGCCACCCGACCTTGTCGTCACCGACGTACGAATGCCTCCCGGGCACAGCGACGAGGGCTTGCAGGCCGCGGCCGTGATTCGCGATTCGTACCCCGACCTCGGCATCGTCGTGCTGTCCCAGTACGTCGCCGACGCATACCTCCCCGCCCTGCTCGAGTCCCATGGCGGTGGCGGGATCGGATACCTGCTCAAGGACCGCGTCGGCCATGTGACCGAGTTCCTGGATGCGCTCGACCAGGTCGCCGCCGGCGGCACCGTCATCGACCCCGATGTCGTACGGCAGCTGCTGGCGCGCAAGCGCGACGACGGGCCGCTCGCCTCGCTGAGCCCGCGCGAGCGCGAGGTGCTTTCGTGGATGGCGCAGGGTCGTACGAACGGCTCCATCGCCGAGGAGCTCTTCGTCAGCGAAGCCGCCGTACGCAAGCATGTGGGCAACATCTTCGCCAAGCTCGCCCTCGACCACGCTGCCGATCGCCGGGTGCTCGCCGTACTGACATACCTGCGAAGTCAGTGAGGCCGGTTGCCTGCGAGCAGTGCTTCGACGGCTCGACCGTACGCCTGCGCGTCGACATCGAGCTCCAGTGTGCGTTGGAGTACGTAGCCTGCGGTGAGGGAGTACATCGCCGCCGCAAGCGCGTCGGGGTCGGCACCAGGAGGCATCGCTCCAGCCTCGACCGCGCGTCGGCTGACCTCCGCGTAGTAGCCCTTGATCACGGAGTACGCGTTGCTCACGACGGCGGAGACTCGATCGTTGCGCAATGCCTCCCCCCACGCCTGCACCGCTAGCCGGCCGATCTCGACGGGCGCCTTCGATGCCATCTCGTCGATCGCCTCGACACCGATGCGCACCGCTGCACCCGGCTCGGGCACCGAGCCGGCGGTGAGCAGCTCTCCGAAGCGGTCGGCCGTACGGCTGAGGACCCGGTCGACGATCGCCTCGATCAGCTGGTCCTTGCTCTTGAAGTACCGATAGACCGCACCGGCGGACAACCCCGTCGCAGCGATGACGTCGGCCATGCCGGTCGCCTGGAAGCCGTTGTCTGCAAAGCGAATCATCGCGGCATCCAGGATCTGTTCTCTACGGGCGGTGCGATGTTCCTCGGAGACCTTTGGCATGCGGTCAAATATAAAACGAATGATCGTTCTTGACAAACGGGTGCTG
The sequence above is drawn from the Nocardioidaceae bacterium SCSIO 66511 genome and encodes:
- a CDS encoding ABC transporter permease encodes the protein MLYLAGRLVRTSRALYAGAFVSVALGAFMIGLAANAIAAGEAYRSAHSGGLEVVVSGGGVARHTVGYVSSDETPEGLQAVLGFVATLGGFMTAFLVASTFAFVVASRRRDLGLLALVGATPKQIRRLVLGEALTVATVGSAVGCLGAYAATPVLLEVAAGTEFSPMHLEPSSPWLPLTIAFGTGVVVAVIGAYFAARRAANLAPVDALRDAAVERTRLTIIRVLVGLGSVAGAVAAMSVMTPGDLELAMAAGIFVPQLLVIAFVALAPVLVPALTRVAGALAERMGGVGAHLAANSVRATPRRSTSLMSPIVAITAIAGSMLMVLSIAAAADESVRAETIDAPIVIESATRADLHRIESAPGVGAVDWSTTVEVVRTDRGYANGTVGAGVDPRTFTRARDLDGVSGSLERLRGNTIAMTRMEVAGEHYRIGDRVRVAFADGSTQRLRLVAVVPDAAGLVPDVMIPRRLAIQHAATAMDGEVLVVPDAGASTLEALGDLRDRLAGTGATARPTGDWLAEMTADTRAQNGEALLLVLGPAGLYAAIAIVNTMLMDGTRRRRELATGELVGATPRQLMRAVVGEATLVSGIALAIGFGIAASVSYLVWTAVSRSADDVALVIAWPTLAAIGAVAGVLAIAGAVIPATVTLRSIGSAGSLGTI
- a CDS encoding ring-opening amidohydrolase: MPAAIEVRKVPIHSVADASELAKLIDDGVMEADRIIAVIGKTEGNGGVNDYTRIIADRAFREVIEAKGSRSAADVKQIPIVWSGGTDGVISPHATVFATLPEDKVVKTDEPRLTVGFAMSEKLLPEDIGRTAMIEKVAAAVKNAMAEAGITDPADVHYVQTKTPLLTIDTIRDAKSRGETVWTEDTLSSMDLSNGTTGLGIAVALGEIEMPTDEDVLNDRDFYSAVASCSSGVELDQAQVVVVGNARGVGGKYRIGHSVMNDALDADGIWGAIKDAGLDLPERPHTSDLGDRLVNVFLKCEASQDGTVRGRRNAMLDDSDVHWHRQIKACVGGVTAAVTGDPAVFVSVSAAHQGPEGGGPVAAIIDAS
- a CDS encoding TetR/AcrR family transcriptional regulator, coding for MPKVSEEHRTARREQILDAAMIRFADNGFQATGMADVIAATGLSAGAVYRYFKSKDQLIEAIVDRVLSRTADRFGELLTAGSVPEPGAAVRIGVEAIDEMASKAPVEIGRLAVQAWGEALRNDRVSAVVSNAYSVIKGYYAEVSRRAVEAGAMPPGADPDALAAAMYSLTAGYVLQRTLELDVDAQAYGRAVEALLAGNRPH
- a CDS encoding carbamate kinase; protein product: MRIVIALGGNAMTSADGRARPEDQRAAITEAAEPIADLVVAGHEVLLTHGNGPQVGNLLLKNELSASVVPPVPLDWCGAQTQATIGMLLIDALDHAFARRRHERRTAALVSRTLVDADDPKFRSPTKPIGRYLPEDEAQVMIEHGQHYVEIPGRGWRRVVASPEPIECLDGPAAEALIAAGYVVVCSGGGGVPTVRETDGTLAGVEAVIDKDLTASLIARHIDADLLVIATDVDSAVTDWGTPHAKPIGEVTASEMRAIAKDQEFASGSMGPKVESVTRFAEHGRGVGIITSLPRIGSAIEGHLGTRVVPDPA
- a CDS encoding sensor domain-containing protein, translating into MTNPIAPTPWRAMASNPLRFLTSSWPWRSFAYTLSGTAAGLVVLIVGVAYMAAGILLSPVVIGIVLLSYAAVIGVPIGMVERWRLRLMASADRPPPTDPHVDTSFATARERLAMWRNEPASVREFAYAMLLALLFMPLNFVVAIPTIIVTALLFLTPFLTWGGPVDVLLWRAETFAEGLPIALLLAPLWWVHSAYAQTVVAGAQAEAARALLGPRTDELEERIASLRRSRLDLVSAFETERRRIERHLHDGVQQRLVGLTMTLGLAETQLPDGDGRTLVERAHGEAEAALGDLRDAVRGIHPRVLVDHGLLAAVNEITDRSPLPVTVDLDVGRLPSAVEETAYFVVSEALTNAIKHARARRVTIRGTVDDEHLHIEVTDDGRGGASVVPDGGLAGLVTRLDALGGTLSVSSPAGGPTTITMEAPCQVEA
- a CDS encoding ABC transporter ATP-binding protein, encoding MTLIEDPSEAAARTNESAISVEQLEKRYASAAGEAVALVGVTHSFARGSFTAVMGPSGSGKSTLLQCAAGLDQPTAGRVLLGDVELGGLNRAQLAQLRRTEMGFIFQAYNLLPALTVYDNVALPQRLAGRRPRRAEVKGALARVGLDDLVRRRPAELSGGQQQRVAIARALLSRPAVVFADEPTGALDSRSGRIVLDLLREAADLEGQTVLMVTHDPVAAATADEVVFLRDGAIVGRLGDATAAQIAGAMSGLET
- a CDS encoding amino acid ABC transporter ATP-binding protein; this encodes MVRALGVRKSFGDLEVLRGIDLEVDAGQVVCIVGPSGSGKSTFLRCLNRLETIDAGRIWVDGDLIGYDESGDRLRLLPERRLRQQREQIGMVFQGFHLFPHKTALENVMEGPTVVKGTSRKDAAALAEQLLDRVGLSDRTHHFPAQLSGGQQQRVAIARAMAMQPKLMLFDEPTSALDPELVGEVLAVMQDLAADGMTMIVVTHVMGFAREVGDHLVFMDDGVIVEQGDPRAVLDAPKHERTEAFLSKVL
- a CDS encoding response regulator transcription factor, with the translated sequence MNIALAEDSVLLREGIVRILEAAGHTVSASVGSADALVAAVRHTPPDLVVTDVRMPPGHSDEGLQAAAVIRDSYPDLGIVVLSQYVADAYLPALLESHGGGGIGYLLKDRVGHVTEFLDALDQVAAGGTVIDPDVVRQLLARKRDDGPLASLSPREREVLSWMAQGRTNGSIAEELFVSEAAVRKHVGNIFAKLALDHAADRRVLAVLTYLRSQ
- a CDS encoding D-aminoacylase; protein product: MSTFDLLLRGGSVIDGTGASARSNDIGVRQGRIVVLPPASLASADRTIDASGLIVSPGFIDVHTHSDLLGGDDPERADLRLASVLQGVTTEICGNCGISAFPAEPARVGELGDLVAATFGAPSAAFTSLPEFAAAQGLPRRNNLATLVGHGALRTGVMGLAERPATGSELERMVELLDAALRDGAAGFSTGLIYPPGVYADTNEIVTLAKVAARHSKPYVTHLRDEMARVEEALEEAIEIARASGAALQVSHHKTAGKASWGATKRTLPRLAQASGEGIDVQCDVYPYTAGSTTLHAMLPPWAAANGIPAMLDRLRVPEVRARIRADIATGLQGWENTVGSNGGWHSIVVASSPAEPAYEGESVAELARLRGDDPVDFVCDALAANSGSVSIISRSMHEDDVRRVLANPLSMIASDGVPRPGKPHPRWAGTFVRVLGRYVRHEGLLPIETAVHKMTGMPAARFGIEGRGVIEDGAVADLVVWDSATVRDAATYDDPLARPRGVSTVIVAGRPVVVDDEICPVAPGRFLRVGGR
- a CDS encoding LysR family transcriptional regulator; this encodes MINSARLQVLLEIARLGTIAGAAGELGLSPSAVSHQLAALERELGVSLVERGPRSLNLTDAGARLADYAQQITDLMSAAEDELSAHGHASLGVLRCGFFATSGTELLPRALAAFSSVRPGVEVDLVLGQPLELLPVLERRELDVAVVFEHPLAPMACSASCDLTLIMRDEQRVLLPKTHPLAGCRTLDLRSLARDPWITTRGTDSSTSVLERAATLSGFRPRVRCRSDHYEVTRALVRAGMGVALVPTLALRETDDLVARPVERADLHREISVATRRNNPNPVVGAFIDCLHDAATELRPVLEQR